Proteins co-encoded in one Arthrobacter sp. ERGS1:01 genomic window:
- a CDS encoding NlpC/P60 family protein has translation MSSNTALGRHRAEVAKTSPISVITKAVSSNVGGVGRQAAVIAAASGLVLTSGIAANAATPTVERASDGGTTLSLNSELASAVTAASTVKISFASPVVSSTPAPVVEAPVVAAQSNEVAQEAPAAEAVAAPAADVAPAAEVAAPAAAPTVTTTEAPAEAAKPVAKSGIGATIAAAALAQLGVAQDCTMLATNSLAAAGINFHGWPAGYLALGRTVSQAEAQPGDLIYYADGGMGMAHIAVYIGNGQAVHGGFLGSTVVYSVNVGSGPVFIAMGH, from the coding sequence TTGTCTTCAAATACCGCTCTTGGGCGCCACCGCGCCGAAGTCGCTAAGACCAGCCCGATCTCCGTCATCACGAAAGCCGTCAGCTCCAACGTCGGTGGTGTCGGTCGTCAAGCCGCTGTTATTGCAGCAGCCTCAGGGCTCGTACTTACCTCAGGAATTGCAGCAAATGCAGCTACCCCCACCGTGGAGCGCGCCTCCGACGGTGGCACCACGCTGAGCCTGAATTCGGAGCTCGCCTCCGCAGTGACGGCAGCATCAACGGTGAAGATCTCCTTCGCCAGCCCCGTTGTCTCCTCTACGCCGGCTCCTGTTGTTGAGGCTCCCGTCGTAGCAGCCCAGAGCAACGAGGTTGCACAGGAAGCACCCGCAGCAGAGGCAGTGGCAGCACCCGCCGCCGACGTGGCTCCGGCCGCCGAGGTTGCAGCACCGGCTGCAGCCCCCACCGTGACCACCACCGAAGCTCCGGCAGAGGCTGCAAAGCCTGTTGCCAAGAGCGGCATTGGTGCCACCATCGCAGCTGCCGCCCTGGCCCAGCTCGGTGTCGCACAGGACTGCACCATGCTGGCCACCAACTCCCTGGCTGCGGCCGGCATCAACTTCCACGGCTGGCCGGCAGGCTACCTGGCCCTCGGCCGCACGGTTTCCCAGGCTGAAGCACAGCCCGGCGACCTCATCTACTACGCCGACGGCGGCATGGGCATGGCCCACATCGCTGTTTACATCGGCAACGGCCAGGCTGTCCACGGCGGCTTCCTCGGAAGCACCGTTGTCTACTCGGTCAACGTAGGCTCCGGCCCGGTCTTCATCGCCATGGGCCACTAA
- the serC gene encoding phosphoserine transaminase, with translation MSESLPLTIPANLRPADGRFGAGPSKVRPEQIAALSAAGASLLGTSHRQAPVKNLVGEVRSGLMDFFNAPDGYEVIMGVGGSTAFWDVASFGLVEKKAQHLSFGEFGSKFASATNNAPFLDASSIIKAEPGTRPVAVAEAGVDVYAWPQNETSTGVAAPVKRVAGADDGALVVIDATSAAGGLHVDVSESDVYYFAPQKNFASDGGLWLGLFSPAALERAARIAATDRWVPDFLNLKTAIDNSLVNQTYNTPALSTLVTLNEQLSWLNSNGGLDFASKRTADSAGRLYSWAEASSVATPFVVNPEDRSNVIVTIDFDESVDAAAVAKVLRANGIVDTEPYRKLGRNQLRVATFVAIEPDDVTALTKCIDYVVENL, from the coding sequence GTGAGCGAATCACTGCCTCTCACCATCCCCGCCAACCTGCGCCCGGCCGACGGCCGTTTTGGCGCAGGCCCGTCCAAGGTCCGCCCGGAGCAGATTGCGGCGTTGTCTGCCGCCGGTGCATCCTTGCTGGGAACATCCCACCGCCAGGCTCCCGTGAAGAACCTTGTCGGTGAGGTCCGCAGCGGCCTGATGGACTTCTTCAACGCCCCGGACGGCTATGAGGTCATCATGGGCGTTGGCGGCTCCACTGCGTTCTGGGATGTTGCCTCGTTCGGGCTGGTCGAGAAGAAGGCCCAGCACCTGTCGTTTGGCGAGTTTGGCTCAAAGTTTGCCTCGGCCACCAACAACGCCCCGTTCCTGGATGCCTCCTCGATCATCAAGGCCGAGCCTGGCACGCGCCCGGTGGCTGTCGCCGAGGCCGGCGTCGACGTGTACGCGTGGCCGCAGAATGAGACGTCCACCGGTGTGGCTGCACCGGTCAAGCGTGTTGCCGGGGCCGACGACGGCGCCCTGGTGGTCATTGACGCCACCTCCGCCGCCGGTGGCCTGCACGTGGACGTCAGTGAATCGGACGTCTACTACTTCGCTCCTCAAAAGAACTTCGCCTCCGACGGCGGCCTGTGGCTTGGCCTGTTCTCCCCCGCAGCCCTGGAGCGGGCAGCCCGCATTGCCGCGACGGACCGCTGGGTGCCCGACTTCCTGAACCTGAAGACGGCGATCGACAACTCTCTGGTCAACCAGACGTACAACACGCCCGCGCTCTCCACCCTGGTGACGCTGAACGAACAGCTCAGCTGGCTCAACTCCAACGGCGGCCTCGACTTTGCCTCCAAGCGCACCGCCGATTCCGCCGGCCGCCTGTACTCCTGGGCCGAGGCCTCCTCCGTCGCCACCCCGTTCGTGGTGAACCCCGAGGACCGCTCCAACGTGATCGTCACGATCGACTTTGACGAGTCGGTGGACGCCGCCGCGGTGGCCAAGGTGCTGCGCGCCAACGGCATCGTCGACACCGAGCCCTACCGCAAGCTGGGCCGCAACCAGCTGCGCGTGGCCACGTTCGTCGCGATCGAGCCTGACGACGTCACCGCGCTGACCAAGTGCATCGACTACGTGGTGGAAAACCTCTAG
- a CDS encoding metal-dependent transcriptional regulator, whose translation MTDLIDTTEMYLRTILELEEENITALRARIAERLHHSGPTVSQTIGRMERDGLVIVSGDRHLELTPAGRDKATRVMRKHRLAERLLSDVIGLDWAYVHEEACRWEHVMSERVEQRLYELLGRPDESPYGNPIPGLEELGGDVAPLFAAGLVTLVDAMATYSPEQSVTIHRLSERIQVEPELLTQLDEGGLRPGARISLAQVGEYISVRVPGIDGALELPPEVASHVFVSMN comes from the coding sequence GTGACAGATTTGATCGACACGACGGAAATGTATTTGCGAACCATTCTGGAGTTGGAGGAAGAGAACATCACCGCCCTGCGGGCGCGCATCGCCGAACGCCTCCACCACTCCGGCCCCACCGTCTCACAGACCATCGGGCGCATGGAACGCGACGGCCTGGTGATCGTTTCCGGCGACCGCCACCTGGAACTGACTCCCGCCGGCCGCGACAAAGCCACCCGCGTCATGCGCAAGCACCGCCTGGCCGAAAGGCTCCTCTCCGACGTGATCGGCCTGGACTGGGCCTACGTCCATGAGGAGGCGTGCCGCTGGGAGCATGTGATGAGCGAGCGCGTTGAACAACGCCTCTATGAACTGCTGGGCCGTCCCGACGAATCCCCCTACGGCAACCCGATTCCGGGGCTGGAGGAGCTGGGCGGGGACGTTGCGCCGCTCTTCGCCGCGGGCCTGGTGACCCTCGTCGATGCCATGGCCACGTATTCACCCGAGCAGTCGGTCACCATCCACCGGCTTTCCGAGCGCATCCAGGTGGAACCGGAGCTGTTGACCCAGCTGGACGAGGGCGGTTTGCGCCCCGGGGCAAGGATTTCCCTGGCCCAGGTGGGCGAGTACATTTCCGTCCGGGTGCCCGGGATCGACGGGGCGCTGGAATTGCCGCCCGAGGTTGCATCCCACGTGTTTGTCTCCATGAACTAA
- a CDS encoding MDR family MFS transporter has protein sequence MATTTQTEHAPARTDKRSILLLFAGLMLTMLLASLDQTIFSTALPTIVGELHGVNEMLWVITIYILASTIMLPIYGKMGDLMGRKPLFIGAISIFILGSIVGGFAQDMTWLIIGRGVQGLGGGGLMLLSQAIIADVVPARERGRYMGVMGGVFALSSVAGPLLGGWFTDGIGWRWGLWMNIPLGILAIISAVFFLKLPKRPRVPGRVDVAGMALLGITSTLLVLVSTWGGTKYDWNSPTIIGMAVGTIAAAVLFVWVESRAEHPIMSLHLFKDRNFNLTTAAALITGIAMFGTLAYLPTYLQMVTGANATQAGLLMIPMMAGLLITSIGSGQLVSRTGRYKWLPITGMFIVAGALVLLSSMTPAMPVWVICAYLAIMGIGLGMSMQILVLIVQNQFPNSQVGMATASSNYFRQIGASLGSAVVGSLFATRLANLLIERMNGSGSGGSGGINSLTPEIVRNLPAGVRNVVIGAYNDALTPIFIYMVPLLIVAGILLLFVKEIPLATTIDRTSSKTANATETHGPAVEETVVATATAAGGGTPPAQP, from the coding sequence ATGGCAACAACCACCCAAACCGAGCATGCGCCGGCCCGGACCGATAAACGCAGCATCCTGCTGTTGTTTGCCGGGCTGATGCTGACCATGCTGCTTGCTTCACTTGACCAGACCATCTTCAGCACGGCCCTGCCCACCATTGTTGGCGAACTCCACGGCGTGAACGAGATGCTGTGGGTCATCACCATTTACATCCTCGCCTCGACCATCATGTTGCCCATCTATGGCAAGATGGGCGACCTGATGGGCCGCAAGCCCCTGTTCATCGGCGCCATCTCCATCTTCATCCTTGGCTCCATCGTGGGCGGCTTCGCCCAGGACATGACCTGGCTGATCATCGGCCGCGGCGTGCAGGGCTTGGGTGGCGGCGGTCTGATGCTGCTCTCGCAGGCCATCATCGCCGACGTCGTCCCGGCCAGGGAGCGCGGCCGCTACATGGGCGTCATGGGCGGCGTGTTCGCACTGTCCTCCGTGGCCGGCCCGCTGCTGGGTGGCTGGTTCACCGACGGGATCGGCTGGCGCTGGGGCCTGTGGATGAACATTCCGCTGGGCATCCTGGCCATCATCTCCGCCGTGTTCTTCCTCAAACTGCCCAAGCGCCCCCGCGTGCCCGGCCGTGTTGACGTCGCCGGCATGGCCCTGCTGGGCATCACCTCCACCCTGTTGGTGCTGGTGAGCACCTGGGGCGGCACCAAGTATGACTGGAATTCCCCCACCATCATCGGCATGGCCGTCGGCACCATTGCCGCCGCCGTTCTGTTTGTTTGGGTGGAGAGCCGGGCCGAGCACCCCATCATGTCGCTGCACCTGTTCAAGGACCGCAACTTCAACCTGACGACGGCGGCCGCCCTGATCACCGGTATCGCCATGTTCGGCACACTCGCCTACCTGCCCACCTATCTGCAGATGGTCACGGGCGCCAACGCCACCCAGGCAGGGCTGCTCATGATCCCGATGATGGCGGGACTGCTCATCACCTCGATCGGCTCCGGGCAACTGGTCAGCCGCACCGGCCGCTACAAGTGGCTGCCCATCACGGGCATGTTCATTGTTGCCGGCGCACTGGTGCTGCTGTCCTCCATGACACCGGCCATGCCGGTGTGGGTCATCTGCGCCTACCTGGCCATCATGGGCATCGGGCTTGGCATGAGCATGCAGATCCTGGTGCTGATCGTCCAAAACCAGTTCCCGAACTCCCAGGTGGGCATGGCCACGGCCTCCAGCAACTACTTTCGCCAGATCGGAGCCTCGCTGGGCTCCGCCGTCGTCGGAAGCCTCTTTGCCACGAGGCTGGCGAACCTGCTCATCGAGCGCATGAACGGCTCCGGGTCCGGCGGCTCCGGCGGAATCAACTCGCTGACCCCCGAGATCGTGCGGAACCTGCCCGCGGGAGTGCGCAATGTGGTGATTGGCGCCTATAACGACGCGCTGACCCCGATCTTCATCTACATGGTGCCGCTGCTGATCGTGGCCGGGATCCTGTTGCTGTTCGTGAAGGAGATCCCGCTCGCGACCACGATTGACCGGACCAGCTCAAAGACCGCCAACGCCACCGAGACGCACGGACCGGCCGTTGAAGAGACCGTTGTTGCCACGGCGACCGCGGCAGGCGGCGGAACTCCCCCGGCCCAGCCGTAG
- a CDS encoding M23 family metallopeptidase, which translates to MSEVKQHGRRRATAPLSSPELSTASGSRREALAAERAGTESQGAIAGLVRAGLANGAGQKVGIALAATGLALAVTVPSAVSVPVANVEMKTVSATESVVTAAADVPISFVTPNVASVLNPDGQLKETLKVTAAKVTPQAAKGTLSAPLKTLVKSSPFGQRINPLTGSAGEMHTGQDYAIACSTAVFAAAGGTVTFAGWHEYGGGNRVVISHGNGLSTSYNHLSSIGVKVGQKIERGQQVALSGTTGASTGCHLHFEVIVDDETVDPMGWL; encoded by the coding sequence GTGTCCGAGGTTAAGCAGCACGGCCGCCGTCGAGCGACCGCGCCCCTTTCTTCCCCCGAACTTTCCACCGCATCAGGAAGCCGCCGTGAGGCCCTGGCTGCCGAGCGTGCAGGCACCGAATCCCAGGGCGCCATCGCCGGGCTGGTGCGGGCCGGTCTGGCCAACGGTGCCGGGCAAAAAGTAGGCATCGCCCTGGCCGCCACGGGTCTTGCACTGGCCGTGACCGTACCCTCAGCAGTGAGCGTCCCGGTAGCCAATGTTGAGATGAAGACCGTGTCCGCGACGGAATCCGTTGTCACCGCGGCCGCCGATGTGCCGATTTCCTTTGTGACGCCAAATGTCGCCAGCGTCTTGAATCCCGACGGCCAGCTGAAGGAAACCCTGAAGGTCACCGCCGCCAAGGTCACGCCACAGGCAGCCAAGGGCACGCTGTCGGCCCCCCTGAAGACCCTCGTCAAGTCCTCCCCGTTCGGCCAGCGGATCAACCCGCTCACCGGCTCAGCGGGCGAGATGCACACCGGCCAGGACTATGCCATTGCGTGCTCAACGGCCGTCTTTGCGGCCGCCGGTGGCACCGTGACGTTCGCCGGCTGGCATGAATATGGCGGCGGAAACCGGGTTGTCATTTCCCATGGCAACGGCCTCTCCACCTCCTACAACCACCTCAGCTCCATTGGCGTGAAGGTTGGTCAGAAGATCGAGCGCGGCCAGCAAGTGGCCCTCAGTGGCACCACGGGAGCCTCCACCGGCTGCCACCTGCACTTCGAGGTAATTGTCGACGACGAGACCGTCGATCCGATGGGTTGGCTTTAA
- a CDS encoding DUF3027 domain-containing protein — protein MTELPTESATTTVEAAASAPEPRPGVPVWRVGKPDAFLADAVSTARAAVREIAANDNIGKHVAARSEGVRVVTHLFECLLPGYVGWQWFATVTRVSRSKDVTVNEVGMLPTNDSVLAPPWVPWAERVRPEDATPDEPVEPEHHDEPEHDDEDHEEPGHDDDDDASETDSEPAED, from the coding sequence ATGACCGAACTTCCCACTGAATCCGCCACCACCACGGTAGAGGCCGCCGCTTCGGCGCCCGAGCCGCGCCCGGGCGTGCCCGTGTGGCGGGTGGGCAAGCCCGACGCCTTCCTGGCCGACGCCGTCTCCACCGCACGCGCCGCCGTCCGGGAGATTGCCGCCAATGACAACATTGGCAAGCACGTCGCGGCCCGCAGCGAAGGCGTCAGGGTGGTCACGCATCTCTTTGAATGCCTGCTGCCCGGCTACGTCGGCTGGCAGTGGTTCGCCACGGTGACCCGGGTGTCCCGGTCCAAGGACGTCACGGTCAACGAGGTCGGCATGCTGCCCACCAACGACTCCGTGCTGGCCCCGCCGTGGGTGCCGTGGGCCGAGCGCGTCCGCCCCGAAGACGCCACGCCCGATGAACCCGTCGAGCCCGAGCATCACGACGAGCCGGAACACGACGACGAGGATCACGAGGAGCCCGGTCACGACGACGACGACGACGCCTCGGAGACTGACTCCGAGCCCGCCGAGGACTGA
- a CDS encoding helicase-associated domain-containing protein, whose protein sequence is MSTLEQLTADLASRDDAALLALLRLRPELMEPPAADFAALAARATSRAGLARALDRLNQPQLQLLTALTVIAEPDAAFPGATAEMLAAAADGATAAQAASLAAQLCRLALVVPAPAPEHAGPDDAGGPRFLPVTNVREMLGAHPAGLGRSYRELAAALPGGRDALDRAVATAGPAGPGAQSAQSAQDAVFAGAPDGTAELLAKLVPGPPLGVVGTASRGPVDWLLGRGLLAAVDKQHVELPREVGLLLRGGHVITHFEDAPPAVKLATVRISLRDNAALSAVAALLRTMSRLLDSVARTPLPTLRTGGVGVRPVRGAAKDMDVDVAQSYFYLELAAMAGLIVLDPDSSQWRADAQGWLERERAEQWLWLVSAWLDADRMPSLIGTGQPVVTVLGGGVHRPDAAYLRATVLGVLATLRPERVEEAKHPKVPAPTAEQLAAHYAWHHPRPARRISRALPGFLAEAEILGLTGAGALTETGASVIARDWDAAIALVAPALPKPVDHVLLQGDLTAIAPGYLSPALSAELTLLADQEGAGAAGVHRFSAASIQRGLSSGRSAADILDFLTEHSATPIPQPLEYLVNDTAARHGRITLGAAATFITADDAGRLAELLAGDVAVRLGLTAIAPTVAVSARPPAEVARALRAAGVSPAVLGGTQAVQETTGRGSAAPETGAHAAMAPYEAARILAGLTDDDGDAVVVPLDPAREQLALLRSRPAWSPGLGESATALVLERLRRAVDTDSLVLLMTAAADGQAERLLVRALSLAEGRLRVAGPDGGWERWIPASRIIDAELVADATEGTP, encoded by the coding sequence ATGTCCACCCTTGAGCAGCTGACCGCCGACCTTGCCTCCCGGGACGACGCCGCCCTGCTGGCGCTGCTGCGACTCCGCCCCGAGCTGATGGAGCCCCCGGCCGCCGATTTCGCGGCCCTGGCCGCCCGGGCCACGAGCCGTGCCGGATTGGCCCGGGCCCTGGACCGCCTCAACCAGCCCCAGCTGCAGCTACTCACGGCGCTGACCGTCATTGCCGAACCCGACGCCGCCTTCCCCGGTGCCACGGCGGAAATGCTCGCCGCTGCGGCCGACGGCGCCACGGCCGCTCAGGCGGCCTCCCTTGCGGCTCAACTGTGCCGGCTCGCCCTCGTCGTGCCCGCCCCGGCCCCCGAGCATGCAGGACCGGACGACGCCGGCGGCCCCCGGTTCCTGCCCGTCACCAATGTGCGCGAGATGTTGGGCGCGCATCCCGCCGGACTCGGCCGCAGCTACCGCGAGCTGGCCGCCGCGCTGCCCGGCGGCCGGGACGCCCTTGACCGTGCCGTCGCAACGGCAGGCCCGGCCGGACCGGGCGCCCAGTCCGCGCAGTCCGCGCAGGATGCCGTGTTCGCCGGGGCGCCGGACGGAACGGCGGAGCTGCTGGCCAAACTTGTCCCCGGGCCTCCGCTGGGCGTTGTGGGCACGGCCTCGCGCGGCCCCGTGGACTGGCTGCTGGGCCGCGGCCTGCTGGCCGCCGTTGACAAGCAGCACGTGGAGCTTCCCCGCGAGGTGGGCCTGCTGCTGCGCGGCGGCCACGTCATCACGCACTTTGAGGACGCTCCCCCGGCCGTCAAGCTCGCAACCGTGCGGATCTCCCTGCGTGACAACGCCGCCCTGAGCGCCGTCGCGGCGCTGTTGCGCACCATGTCCAGGTTGCTGGATTCCGTGGCCCGCACGCCGTTGCCCACCTTGCGCACCGGCGGCGTGGGCGTGCGCCCGGTCCGCGGTGCGGCCAAGGACATGGACGTCGATGTAGCACAGTCGTACTTTTATCTGGAGCTGGCCGCCATGGCCGGGCTCATCGTCCTGGACCCGGACTCCTCCCAGTGGCGGGCCGATGCACAGGGCTGGCTGGAGCGCGAGCGTGCCGAACAGTGGCTGTGGCTCGTTTCGGCCTGGCTCGACGCCGACCGGATGCCCTCCCTCATCGGCACCGGACAGCCCGTGGTCACGGTCCTCGGCGGCGGAGTCCACCGCCCCGACGCCGCCTATCTGCGCGCCACGGTCCTTGGGGTGCTCGCCACCCTGCGGCCGGAACGCGTCGAGGAGGCGAAGCATCCGAAGGTGCCGGCGCCGACCGCCGAACAGCTGGCCGCGCACTATGCCTGGCACCACCCCCGCCCGGCCCGCCGCATCTCCCGGGCCCTGCCCGGTTTCCTGGCCGAGGCCGAGATCCTGGGCCTCACCGGGGCGGGCGCCCTCACCGAGACGGGCGCATCCGTGATCGCCCGCGACTGGGACGCCGCCATCGCGCTCGTGGCCCCGGCCCTGCCGAAGCCCGTGGACCATGTCCTGCTGCAGGGCGACCTCACGGCCATCGCCCCCGGATACCTGTCCCCCGCACTGTCCGCCGAACTGACGCTGCTCGCGGACCAGGAGGGCGCGGGCGCGGCCGGCGTTCACCGCTTTAGCGCCGCGTCCATCCAGCGCGGGCTGTCCTCCGGCCGTTCCGCCGCGGACATCCTTGACTTCCTCACCGAGCACTCCGCCACGCCCATCCCGCAGCCGCTGGAGTACCTGGTCAACGACACCGCGGCCCGCCACGGCCGGATTACCCTCGGGGCCGCCGCCACGTTCATCACCGCGGACGACGCCGGCCGCCTCGCCGAACTGCTGGCCGGGGACGTTGCCGTGCGGCTGGGCCTCACGGCGATTGCCCCCACGGTCGCCGTCTCCGCACGGCCCCCGGCCGAGGTGGCCAGAGCACTTCGCGCCGCCGGCGTGTCCCCGGCTGTGCTCGGAGGGACCCAAGCCGTGCAAGAGACCACCGGGCGTGGCAGCGCGGCCCCGGAGACCGGGGCGCACGCCGCGATGGCGCCGTATGAAGCAGCCCGGATCCTGGCGGGCCTCACGGATGACGATGGGGACGCCGTCGTCGTGCCCCTGGACCCGGCACGGGAACAGTTGGCGCTGCTGCGCAGCCGCCCCGCATGGAGCCCCGGACTGGGCGAATCGGCCACGGCGCTGGTGCTGGAACGGCTGCGGAGGGCCGTGGACACTGATTCGCTGGTGCTCCTGATGACGGCGGCCGCCGATGGCCAGGCGGAACGGCTGCTGGTGCGGGCGCTCTCGCTAGCGGAGGGGCGCCTGCGCGTGGCGGGGCCCGACGGCGGGTGGGAGCGCTGGATTCCGGCCAGCCGGATCATCGATGCGGAGTTGGTGGCCGACGCCACGGAAGGGACACCATGA
- a CDS encoding cold-shock protein, giving the protein MPIGKVKWYDNEKGFGILTADDGREVFLRANALAPDAGEIKPGMRMEFGVADGRKGAQAMAAKVLDRSPSVAKAKRMPARDLAPIVQDLVSLLERSVGSLTNGKYPEGDASKIAAALRKVADNFDA; this is encoded by the coding sequence GTGCCGATCGGCAAAGTGAAGTGGTACGACAACGAAAAAGGCTTCGGCATCCTGACGGCCGACGACGGCCGGGAAGTCTTCCTGCGCGCCAACGCCCTGGCCCCCGATGCCGGTGAGATCAAGCCCGGGATGCGCATGGAGTTTGGTGTGGCTGACGGCCGCAAGGGCGCCCAGGCCATGGCCGCAAAGGTCCTTGACCGCAGCCCGTCCGTGGCCAAGGCCAAGCGGATGCCCGCCCGTGACCTTGCCCCGATCGTCCAGGACCTCGTGTCCCTGCTTGAGCGTTCCGTAGGATCCCTGACCAACGGCAAATACCCTGAAGGTGACGCGAGCAAGATTGCCGCCGCGTTGCGCAAGGTTGCCGACAACTTCGACGCGTAA